Proteins from one Anopheles nili chromosome 2, idAnoNiliSN_F5_01, whole genome shotgun sequence genomic window:
- the LOC128721799 gene encoding uncharacterized protein LOC128721799, with translation MHPFQGHRVLVAGFILLTLQLRLHCGQGHAIERQDPPKRSPKHGPALLPPIDSKVKLVGFNHALNERLQRARNELEPLQVQATQLQRRFDGFQRVAHGTVAQRKQREGLLREARRLRTVVERKMQDFEPVERRYRSMRLLLVPSTSGLPRAWFDRDTERQMELNERIYKNIIDLLVHLIECPVNIIHDMVGPSPAPPTPSEPTNNEDETTQDLPEDVEPADGTEHEHDEPWLGEFHY, from the exons ATGCATCCTTTTCAAGGACATCGGGTGCTGGTGGCGGGTTTCATTCTCTTAACGTTGCAGCTTCGGTTACACTGTGGCCAGG GCCATGCGATCGAACGCCAGGATCCACCGAAACGAAGCCCCAAGCATGGCCCAGCATTGCTGCCTCCGATCGATTCGAAGGTGAAGCTCGTTGGCTTCAACCACGCGCTGAATGAACGATTGCAACGAGCCCGCAACGAGCTGGAACCGCTTCAGGTGCAAGCGACCCAGTTGCAACGACGCTTCGACGGTTTCCAGCGCGTCGCCCACGGGACTGTGGCGCAACGGAAGCAACGCGAAGGACTCCTCCGGGAGGCCCGCCGGCTGCGAACGGTCGTCGAGCGCAAAATGCAGGACTTCGAACCGGTCGAACGGCGGTATCGCAGCATGAGGCTTCTACTCGTTCCATCGACGTCAGGACTCCCGAGAGCCTGGTTCGACCGCGACACCGAGCGTCAGATGGAGCTGAACGAGCGCATCTACAAGAACATCATCGACCTGCTGGTGCACCTGATCGAGTGCCCGGTCAACATCATCCACGACATGGTGGGCCCGTCACCCGCGCCTCCTACACCCTCGGAACCCACCAACAATGAGGACGAGACAACGCAGGACCTGCCCGAGGATGTCGAGCCCGCAGACGGGACGGAACACGAACACGACGAGCCCTGGCTGGGGGAGTTTCATTACTAA